Genomic segment of Kibdelosporangium phytohabitans:
CAGCCAGGTACCACGCGGACGCGAGCACGTCACTGCAGCTGATCCTGCGTGGCGAGTTCGACGCCGCCGAAGCGCTGATCGACGAGGTCCTCGAAGCCACCACACGCCTCGGGCTGCGCGAGGCCGTGCGATACGTCCTGATGATGCGGATCGTGCTCGCCGGGCATCGCGGCCGCAGCCAGGACCTGGAGCACGCCCTGGCGGATTTCCGTGCGCGGGAAGGCGATCTGGTCCAGCACGCGCCGCGGGTGCACGGCCTGTCGAAGGCCATCTGCGCCCTGCTGGAGGAAGACCGCCCGCGAGCTGTGGCCGAGTTGTCCCTCGCACTGGACTTCGAGGCCGCCAACCCGACGATCTACGCCTACGCCGGGCGGCACGGCGTGCAACTGCTGCTGCGGATCCTGTCCGGTGCGGCGGGTTGGGCGGCGTACGAGGAGATCGTGTCGGATCCGGCCAGCCAGTTCCGGTGGGACCGGCAGTTCTCGACGTTCGGGCGTGCCGTGCTGCTCGGCCGTTCCGGGCAGCACGCCAAGGCGACGGCGGCCGTCGCCGAGGCGATTTCCGTGGGGGAGCCCTACGAGATGGGACGGCACCTCGGGCTGCGGCTCGCCGGTGAGGCAGCGCTGGCCGACGGGTGGGGCACGCCCGTCGAATGGCTGCGCACGGCCGAGGAGTTCTTCCACAAGGCGGACATCCCGGCCGTGGCCGGTGCGTGCCGGGCATTGCTGCGCGGCGCGGGCGCCCGGGTCGCCCAGCGCCGCAGCGGAGCCGAGGAGATCCCGGCCGCGTTGCGGGTCGCGGGCGTGACCGTCCGCGAGTACGAGGTGATGCAGCTGCTCGTGCGCAGGCTGGGCAACCGCGAGATCGCCGAACAGCTGCACCTGTCCACCCGCACGGTCGAACGGCACATCTCCAGCCTGCTCACCAAAACCGGCCTGCCGAACCGCAAGGCGCTCGGCGAACTGGCGGCCACAGTGGACACCAGCGGCGCCGGGTGACCGGCGGGCTCAGCCGCTGTCGGTGTCCCGCGGTGGCAGGAACGGTTCCTTGTCCGGCGGCTGCCCTTGCTCGATCTGCTTGCCACGAGCCAGTTCCGCGTCGAGCTCGGCGCCGAGCAGCACCGCGAGGTTGGAGATCCACAACCAGATCAGGAAGACCACGATCCCGGCGAGCGAACCGTAGGTCTTGTTGTACGAACCGAAGTTCGCCACGTACAGGCTGAAACCGGCCGAGGCGAGCACCCACAGCAGCACAGCGAACGCGCTGCCCGGCGTCAGCCACCGGAACCCGGGCTGCCGGACGTTCGGCGCGGCCCAGTACAGCAGCGCGAACGCCAGGGTGATCAGGATCGCGATGACCGGCCACTTGGCGATGTCCCAGATCAGCACGCCGGTCGACCCGATCCCGAGCAGCTGCCCGGCGCGTTCGGCCACACCGCCGGTGAGCACGACACCGACCGCGCACACGCCCAGCAGGACGACGATGCCCAGTGTGATGCCGATCTGCAGGGGAATCGTCTTGGTCAGCGGTCTGCCCTCCTCGACGTCGTAGATCGCGTTGGCCGCACGGATGAACGCGCCGATGTACCCCGACGCCGTCCACAACGCGATCACGAGGCTGACGATCGCGAACGGGCCGGCCAGGTAGTCGGCGTCCTTGAGTTCACCGACCGCGTTGAGCACGAGGTCACGCGCAGGTCCGGGCGCCATCTGCTGGATGTTGTCGGTGAGCGCCTTCGTCGACTCCGGCCCGAGCAGCCCCAGCAACGAAGTCAGCACGATGATGCCGGGGAAGAGCGACAACACGCTGTAGTACGTCAGCGCGGCCGCCCAGTCGTCCACGCCGTCCTGCCGGAATTCGCGGACGGTCCGTTTCAGCACCTGCCACCACGAACGCTTCGATAAGTCTGTCGGGCCCTTGATGTGTCTCGCCATGGTCGCCTCCCGCGCGGGAGTACCCACGCAAGGAAACGCCCATGCACGCTACGGGCCCGCGGACGGCGGCCGAGTCGTCGCGTGCGGGATGTCCACGAGGGAGCCGTCGGCGAGCAGGTCCGCGACAGACCGTTCCACCACGTACGCCGTACCGCCGCCTGCTTGGTCGTACCAGGCCACGGCAGTGCCGGTGATCGCGCGTACCGAGCGGGTCAGCCGGTAGACGTGGTACTCGCACTGTTCCCGCTCGGCTTTGTGCGAGCGATGGGTGAACTCGGTGCGCGCGGCGAACAGCGTGTTGCCCTCGGGGTCGCCATAGCGGTCCACCTCGGCCCGGTGGCAGTGTCACGATCCGCTTGCCTTCGTACCGCGACAGTCCGCCGTCGTCGCTCATCGGCTGGATCGGCCACGCGGAGGTCGGGCGTTTGGCGTCCGGCGGCAGTTCGTCGCGGAACGCGGCCTGGTTGAGGTGCAGGTGCCCGGTGAAGTACCGGGCGGCTGCCCAGGCCGTTCCGGAAATGGACGGCGTCGATTCGCCGCTCACCTTGAGCCCGGAACACCGACCAGCGGTCCCCGTGGGGGACGAGGCACCAGGCGCCGTCCGCGACCTCGCCGACCCGGTAGCGCGCCGGGTCGAGTCCCAGGCCGGCCGCGGCCTGACCGGCGGCGATCAACGCCTGCTTCGCGGATGTGCCCGATTCGGACTCCACGGCGAGCGCGGGCGACCGCGGCCCGCCCGGCGCGATCGGCCAGCCACTGCGGCACCATCGCGGGATCGCGCCGGAAATCGGCGATCTCCAGCACGAAGGCGGACGTGGGCGGCACGCCGGTTCCCGGTCCCACGGGTAGGTGGAGTCGAGCCATGGGTCGAGGTGGACGTGCGCGCTGGTCTCGTTCACGTCCCCCCGGCCCGGCCGGTACATGCCCGCGCGCAGTTCGGCGAGCAACGCGGCGAGTTCCGTTCGCGGTGCCCACCTGGCCGGTCCGCCGTCGGTGGCGCGCCGGACCATCGCGGAGAGCTCCGTGTGGTCGCCGACCGCGCGGCAGGTGATCATCACCTGGGACCAGTCGACGGGACCGGAGTTGACCACCAGGTTGGCGACCAGGCTGCGGATCCGGTCCTGCTCCTCGAACCCGAGCCGCTCCCGCACAGCGGGCGCCGCCGTGTTCCCGGTCAGCCGCACGGGATCCCAGTCGAGGTTGTACTTGACGCAGATCCTGCCCGGCGGGTCGATGATCACCCGCGAGGAACGCCAGGTGCCCTTGCCTGGCTCGGCCATCGCCTGACGCAGCCGGAGCATGCCGTCGCGCGCCTCGTCGGGGACGGGCGGGGTGAAGGCGGAACCGTGGTTCAGCAGCACCGTCAGTGTCATGTCGCCGGCCGCCAGGCACTGGAGGTCGATCCGCCGCCAGCCGCCGGGCGCCGCGTCGAGGAGCGCGATGCCGATCGCGTTCGTCAGTTCCTGTCGTCGTTGAGCGTCGATCGCCATTGCCCGATGCCCCCGGCGTCGTGATTCGCGCCGGCAGACTACCTGGCGAACCGTAGGCTGCGGATCATGCTGACACGGCGGCGAACGTGGCGCGAAGAGGACGGCATGCGGATCGAGGGGACCTGGCGGCACGTCTTCATCCGCAACGGCCCGCATTTCCTGTCCGACCTGGTGATCTACGCCGACGGTATGGTCGAGTGCCAGGACTTGGTGACCCTCGCCGAGTTCGAGGACAGGCTCGTTTCGGGGTGGGTGAACACCGACTTGCCCGAGGGCGCCCGCGCGTCGGTCCACCACCTCGGGGCGTGGACGTTCGCCGAGCCGAGTTCGTGGCTGACTCCTGACATGCTGCTCGGCGAGGTCCGTGACACCATCGACCAGCTCAACGGCCGACCGGACTCGGCCGACCGTTGCATGGCCGTCCTCGAACCTTCCGCGCCGGGCCGACTGAGGACAACCGGGCGGCGCTGCGTGACGCTTACAACGCGGTCCCCAAGCATTTGCGGACGTACGTACTCGGCGACCAGGACCGCAAGGACTGGCCGATGCGAGTGCTGGTGACCGGGCCAGGCAACCACATCGACGTGGGAAGCAAGCGTGTCGAGATCACCGAGGCCGCGCAAGCCGATGCGTTGGAGTACTTCGCCGAGCGAGCGGAGGACCACCGCCGGTACGCGAAAAGAGCCACTGTGGACGGTCCAGCCGAACCTGTCGAGAGCAGCACCCGCATCGAGTACGCGGTCTTCCCGGAAGGCTGGCCGCAGGACTCGGGCGTTCTCGTGTTGCGCAACGAGTTCCCCGCGCCGCTGACCATCGGCGAAACGACTTACCCGACCGTCACCCACGCCTACTGGGGCCTGGCGGTCGCCGACGAGCAGCGGCGGGCAGCCGTCCTGCGGGCCGAGGCTCCGCATGCCGCCAGGAGGGTCGCAGCGAATTCCGCCTTGCGTCCCAACTGGTCCCACGCCCGCACAGCGATCATGACGCACCTGTTGC
This window contains:
- a CDS encoding YihY/virulence factor BrkB family protein, with translation MLKRTVREFRQDGVDDWAAALTYYSVLSLFPGIIVLTSLLGLLGPESTKALTDNIQQMAPGPARDLVLNAVGELKDADYLAGPFAIVSLVIALWTASGYIGAFIRAANAIYDVEEGRPLTKTIPLQIGITLGIVVLLGVCAVGVVLTGGVAERAGQLLGIGSTGVLIWDIAKWPVIAILITLAFALLYWAAPNVRQPGFRWLTPGSAFAVLLWVLASAGFSLYVANFGSYNKTYGSLAGIVVFLIWLWISNLAVLLGAELDAELARGKQIEQGQPPDKEPFLPPRDTDSG
- a CDS encoding TNT domain-containing protein, which gives rise to MDRYGDPEGNTLFAARTEFTHRSHKAEREQCEYHVYRLTRSVRAITGTAVAWYDQAGGGTAYVVERSVADLLADGSLVDIPHATTRPPSAGP
- a CDS encoding DUF7638 domain-containing protein, which encodes MLTRRRTWREEDGMRIEGTWRHVFIRNGPHFLSDLVIYADGMVECQDLVTLAEFEDRLVSGWVNTDLPEGARASVHHLGAWTFAEPSSWLTPDMLLGEVRDTIDQLNGRPDSADRCMAVLEPSAPGRLRTTGRRCVTLTTRSPSICGRTYSATRTARTGRCECW